The Alosa sapidissima isolate fAloSap1 chromosome 16, fAloSap1.pri, whole genome shotgun sequence genome has a segment encoding these proteins:
- the sf3b5 gene encoding splicing factor 3B subunit 5, whose translation MTDRYNIHSQLEHLQSKYIGTGHADTTKWEWLVNQHRDSYCSYMGHFDLLNYFSIAENESKARVRFNLMEKMLQPCGPPADKPDDA comes from the coding sequence ATGACTGATCGCTACAATATCCACAGCCAGCTTGAGCACCTGCAGTCCAAATACATTGGCACAGGCCACGCCGACACCACCAAGTGGGAATGGCTGGTGAACCAGCATCGGGACTCCTACTGTTCTTACATGGGACACTTCGACCTACTTAACTACTTCTCCATTGCCGAGAACGAGAGCAAGGCCCGCGTGCGCTTCAACCTGATGGAGAAGATGCTGCAGCCCTGCGGGCCTCCTGCTGACAAACCCGATGACGCTTAg